CTGAATCTAGTAAAATACGCATTAAAAACATGAGAAAAGATCTAATAGAAGAAAGGAAACGTGCACAAAAGTTAAATGATATAGAGAAGATGGATGATGTTGAGTTAGATATTATGATACTGAATAGAGCAATTACAAATTTAGATTCACAAATTGAGTTCGTAAATCTTACAAATAGGCGAGAGGTCATTCCTAAGAAATTTATTAAGGCAGCGAACTTAACTGAAGTACAGCATAAAGTTTTAATTAAAAGATTTATTGAAAAGAAATCCTATAAACAAATTGAATCAGAGTTAGCTCATTTCAACCATAATCTCAATGCAAGGGATTCATTTAAAAAGGCAAATAGCAAAATAAAAAAAGCAGCTTCTTCGTATCAAGAGGCAATAGGATTAGGTTTTAATGAAAAAGAAGCATTACAATACATACAAATGTCAAAAAACACAAAAACAATATGGTTGATGTATAGAGATGGACAAACTTATTCAGAAATATCCAAAATACTAAAAGTGAGTAAGCCTTACATATCAAAGGTGTTAAAACCATTCAAGAAATATTAAATTCAATACACGTCTAATTACTCCCTATAATTAGATGTTCAACAATTAAAACCATAAACACATTGTTTCTATTCACGATTTATAAATGTTGTTAGGTATCGAAAATAGAAAGAATGAACATTAAATTAGTTTTATATAGATGATTTATTAAGCAATTAAAGGAGAGGGTACCTATGGAATGGTACGCAGTTAAAGTATTGAAAAATGAAGAAAAATATGTTGCTAAATTGATATCTCCCTTCGTAGATGAGGTTAAAAAATTTACAAAAATGACGATGGTGAAAACAAGAAAAGGGATGAAGTGTGTGTCAGTCCCAATGCTTCCAGGATATATTTTAATAAAAGTGGATATGACAGATAAGAAATTCTCTACGATTAACAATTTACCTTATGTTATAAATGTGATTACTGAT
The window above is part of the Chengkuizengella sp. SCS-71B genome. Proteins encoded here:
- the nusG gene encoding transcription termination/antitermination protein NusG, whose product is MEWYAVKVLKNEEKYVAKLISPFVDEVKKFTKMTMVKTRKGMKCVSVPMLPGYILIKVDMTDKKFSTINNLPYVINVITDSKLKPITIKEEAIHQLERRIYNENIEQCKLSDLSSDLLASNAITFNKNNNFYM